CCTCTCCTTTAAAAAAGAGGgcatgattctgtgactgaaaCAGCTTCACATTTTGAATTGGCTGCTGTGTTAATTTTAATACTGCATTACTTAACACAGACTAAATGAAAGCCTATTTTATCTCTTCCTGAGATGtttacagcagtgtttttcaCCTACAAATACCTGTGTCAAAGGTGCAGCTACTTCTGTACAGTGcagatcacttttttttttgtattaattacTAGGACGGGGTAATGATTTGCTTGGGGGAAAATATTCTTAACACAGATGTGAAATGCCATCTGCTTTGACCAAAAGTGTACTGTAGTTATATTTCCATGATGCATGGAACACTTAAGCGGAAAGAATATCATGTGTTTTTCTGCTCAGTTCAGATATCtggttttcaaaataaaactcctATGAGAGATGATAAACATACATGTTTATTAATGGCATATTATAATCCTATAGACTGTTGTCTCCCTCTGAGACTAGCCATGAACTTGCAGACATGATGTTGTCTTGTTTTGAAGAGCTCACCTGAAAGATCCAGTAAGGTGCCTTGGAAACCTGTTTTTGAACTGCAGCTCCAAGTACACGGACAGCTCTCTTGTAAAGACCACTGtccaaaacagtttaaaatgacACTAGAATACACAGGATTCAGATGCAAAGCAAAAGGCATTAGGCATCTTCTGTGGAACTGAAAAGCATTACTTTGATGAAAGTATTCAaagattatttcatttactcAGTTATGTTCCCATAGGATAGGAGGAGAATCAATGAAAATTACACATACAACCTTGTCACATAGTTAGAGGGAAGAACAGGTTGAATACATGAGctaaaatagagaaaatgtatCAACCTTTTATTCTAAAGGCTTCTAATTAGAGTTATTCAAAAGGGTTCAGTGGGATGTGGGATGCAGCAAAGAATATTTAGGTAAAAACAGACCAAATAAAACCACTTGTTGCATTTTGAAATGGAGCTGTGTCTTGCCCAATATTCTATATAATTTTTTCATATGACACTGACTAGTATTgaagatttttaattattttaaagcctGTTACAGGGTTCTCCACAAAGTGACAAGTGACAGATTCTTATTTTGTCCTTGATTTCCCTGCAATAGAAACCGTCATTACAGGATCTGAGTTCTGCCAAGCCTAATTATacacaaacagcaaacaaaatgttCCAACTAGTCTTGAAAATGTGTTCAGGCAGTTTATTCGGCTACCTCACttaacaaacaaacccaacaactcagaacatcagtaaaaaaaaaaagctgctagGATATTACAGAACTTTATGGAGTCGGGAGTTAGAACATTCAAGAgaaaaaactgagaaattaaGAAGAGAGTTTTTCTaacattttaatgttatttaaattagTCATGGAACACAGGAGCAGTCATGGTAAGACTTTAAAAACCAATTGGAAAGATTAACAGAAACATATAGTGGAATCACAGGTAAATTATCAAATATTAGCCTGATTAAGACTTTTGTACGCACATTTTTAAGGCAGGCTATCTACAGTTTGGATTCTCAGCTACTGACCTTTAACAGTATCAACACATTTTGATTTCTTCCACAGTCAAAATAAACTCCTCTCAGCTGGGAATGTCAGTATAGAAATTTGTCTGGAGGTATTCTCAAACTACAGGTCCTCATCCAACCATTGCCCTGTACTCAATACCAGAACTCAAGAATGAGAGTAAGCAATCGTGAGAGCTGGTTTGTCAGTCATTGCTGATAAGGACAGCTACAGCACTGGGGCGTAGTCTGACAAGCACTTCTTAAATAATTGGTGCTGGCTAAACTAGCCAGTTTTGCTGGTTTGTgtacttagaaaaaaatccctCCTCACTTCTCTTTTGGCTGTGGCATTTTCAACCTCAAGGACTCACTGGGTAGCCCCACAGATAGCTGTAGTAGTTCAAATGACAGGACTATGTGCAAGTGAGGGTGGAGTTTTAgaaattattatgaaaataaatgcttaccAAATTCTGACTTTACAAACAAgtgtattttaatacatttctaACAAGGCTAAATTCTACTATGCAAAGGCTTCATGCTTAATCATAGTATCGtagtctcatgcaggttggaagggaccttagagatcatcgagtccaaccccctgggattcgagtctcctgtgtagcagagcagcacttctaccacttgcgccacaggggggattcgaacccatggcctctggtgttgcaacgcggcattccaTTAATGTCTGATCCCATTCAGTTTCCcatcagctgtgcagcacataTAGTTCATGTTTCCAGAGTTGCACCTTCTTTCTGAGATGCTACCTAATTGTCACAAGTATTATTGTTACAACTCCTGCATGTATGTGTGCGTGTTACTTGAGTATCACTATCTTGAATTTTAGAAAAGCCAGAATGATTCAACTTGGGAGTGCAATGCAGCTGCAggattatttttccctttcttctgtgGCTGTTGTATGTCTCTATGTATGTCTGTGATACTGTGGcctagtattagatatggatgttggtggccctgcatgtggcagagGGGGTTAGAGcttgatggtctttgaggtcccttccaccccaagccattctgtgataagcAAACAGCCTCCTGCTCAGGTTCCTTCCCTTTAAAAGTGTTTAAATCATCCCTATGTCACAGTTCCAGCAAAGCAGGTTCTTTCATACACATCAGTAgcacttttcccttcttccagaAAAAGGACTCCTCCAGACTAGAGAATAAGACAATGGGACCATTTTTCACATAGCTACCTGAGGCAGccaagaacagagcagaaagaatttcaaataTGTTCAGTATTATTTTCTATTGATCCCTCAAAAGTAGAGATGTCCAACAGTGTGAACCGCTAACAGTATGAACTGCTTTGATCCTATTCAGGGAATCATGAGTCAATGGACTTTCTGGtttgtcaaaaacaaaaaaacaaacaaacaataaaaactcAACAAAGTCCTTTGTGTTCTACTTCAGGTTCTAagtttaaatacagaaacacacaaTTAAACATATTCTTAGCACTTCCTAGTTCCTCTGCTACTCAGGAATCATGGAAATTTCCTTCTACTTAAGTATTACTCAGTGgtgctttctttcctgaagaTGAGTCTTTAGACAACTTCATATTTTCCGTGTTAAGATAAGGgaagatagaaaagaaattgtCCCAGGCACTTACAAAGCTATGGTGTCAAGAACTCTATCTTCTCTATAGTGTTGGGAGTCATGTTCCCACTATTTTAAGTAGTTCTTCTAATGCAAATGAAAGAATAGTAACAAAATATACAATACTCTGGTCTCAtcttttttcatagaatcagtCAGGCTGGAAAAtgccttaaagatcatcaagtccaaccatgacctaaccaaACTACCCTAGCAACCCTctctaaatcatgtccctgagcaccacatccaaacagctcttaaacacatccagagatggtgactgaaccatctccctggggagcctattccagtgcttaacaacactttctgtaaagaagtgtttcctgatagcCAACataaacttaccctggcacaactgaaggccatttcccctcatcctgtcacctatcagaagtgagaagagaccaatcctgctcttgctgtaagcacctttcaggtactggaatagagcaataaggtctctcctcagcctgactgtccatcagcacaccaaggtccctttccatcagacagctttccagccacacctccccaagcctgtagggttgcctggggtttttgtgaccaaaatgcaggacccaacacttgaCCCTATcgaaactcatacagtttgccttggcccattgatccacttactgagggtgcattcaCATCTTCTTGTCAAGATcgttaataaagatgttaaatagaagtggtCCCAGTTCTGAACACTTGGGGACACCGCTCATGACTGGCCACCAACTGGATTAAATTCCATTGACTACAACCCTTTGAGATTTACCAGACAGGATTTACCTTTtgtaaacccatgctgactggacctgatcccctggttgacCTTTAATTGGTCCATGATGGCTCCTGAGATTATCTATTCCATAACCTTCTCGGGcactgaggtgagactgatggGTCTGTAcctaccaggatcatctttctggcCCTTTCTGAAGGGCTGGAAGTATCTGTAGGTATCTGTATTTGAAGAAATAGCTGTGTATTTGACGACATTTTTTCCACCACAGCTTCAGTGATTTAAAGTGATCAGGAGCAGTCAGTTCCATGTCCAAACTtctatctttattttcctcagcacagggaaaatactgattttcatATCAATagtttgttattattttttatctttaattacTATGCAATAACATACATGTTTGCAATGTAAGAAAGAGGCAATAAGCTCTTGAAAATTATGTTATCTATAATCTAAACGTGTAATTATATTGATGATTTCAAGCTCATTCTTACATGCTGTTGAAGTGTGGATATTGTATACCTCTTATTTTCTATCTCTGGCCAACTGAAGCATTTTTAACAGGACCATGCAGCATGGCCAAAATCTATGACAGTACAGCTATCGAAATGTGGGAGAACACTTGTATTTTCAACGTGTGTTTCTGCAGTCCAGTTTATGCtgtgaaaaaaatgataaaataattaatCCAAGAAAATTCCCATGGTTCTCTCTAATATATAACCTTTACAAATGCCAAATTCAGGAAAATctaaagcagaaattatttccctAGACTAAGAGCATTTAGCTCCATCAGTATGTACTTGTGGTACGTAGCTCTAGCCCCACAGCAATTAGTGTTAATATATTGTAAAGATATTGACTTTTTGACAAGAGCAGCTTTATTACTCAGCTCGCTTAGACTGACATTCAAGGAGACTGAAAAGAGTAACATTTATTAGAGCTGTCATTGTTAGGCTGGACCAAAGGCAATCTGTTTAACTGGAAGACATCACATAAACTAATCATCAGTTTGTACTCAGCAGAGTACATTACAGCTGGATTTGGAGGAGAACTATTTCCCAACAATGCTAAACCAAACTTTATAAGATGAGCCAGTAATAAGTGAGTTCCAGCTGAACCAGTAAATACAGTATTCAGAGTGataatttcctctttcttaatGACTTGCTGTTGAAACCCACTCATGAAAAAGCTTACACGATCAAAAATTTCAGTCCTGTAGTTCTGACTTCCATGGAGTCAAGAAACCTTTTACAACAAGAAAAAGGGGCACACTGAAAACTTAACTACTCCTTACAACTCCTTTCTTTAGATGACCCCATGTTGTTATGACAGCGCCTACTATATGAAGGATCCATTGTCTTGGGAAATACCAATGTAGATCAGCTTGTATGTGTGATCACTTCATTAAGATGTATTTGCgtaagtggaaaatatttttttccaatgatTCTCTGTGCCCACTTCATGGAtcctcctttattttccttcatgctCTTATATGCTTTAGATACCCTATGACCTAATGATGAGGCTGCTGCCATAGCCAACTCTCCACCAGTTTTATAATTCCATATGATATGGAATAATTCCATATGGTATGGAAATTCCCTTTTACCAGTTTGAGTCAGCTGTTTTGGCTCTGTCCCTGCCCCTCTCCTTGCACACCCCCAGTCCCATCAATTGCAGTACAGTAAAAAGCTAAAACATTCttctctctgtgcagcactgctcagaaacAGCTAAAACATCAGTACATtattaacactgtttttctcctaaagccaaaacataccagatactgtgaagaaaatcaactctaTCCCAGCTGAAATCAAGACATCCACCAGCACTACCATTATGTTCTTGACTAAAAGTAAGTGTGACTGCTTACTGCGTATGTGTGCATGACCTCAGGTTTCCTCATGCATTGTGTTCCTGGGCCTACTTGGCCTTTATGAATCAAAATGTAATCAGACTCAGGAAACATATAGATAGCCATACGCCAAGGTGATACACAGCTTTTGAATCTGTTTAAGAACTTCTGGACAGAAGATATAGTGCCTATCATATTTCAGATATCTTGCTGAATTGAGTTCATATGGATTGTTTTCTTGGATATGTGCCAATGTTCTGGTTCCAATTTTGTGTTATCTTGGATCTTCCATTAAGAGCTCTACAAAATTGATCAATTAAGGCCTAAAACTTTATTTTGAGACAGGTGAGAAGTATTACTTATAGGTTACTGTTAAAAGAACACATTGTGAGAACGCTCATGTTTACAGACATCAGTCACAGCCACAATCAGAAGTACTGCTGAGCATACTCATTGCAATCCATGACTTATTGGGTGCCACTTCACTGACAATTTTGTCTCTGTTCTTATGAAGTTTATTCCTTCTATGATTGTATATTGTGCTGTTCCTTGAAGAGAGTTTCACTCAAAGATAACAATATACTCAAACTAAAAAAGGGTGTTAGTTTCAcagttagaaaagaaagatttatcAACTCTTATTTATctacttttttattcttttttttttcttttttctttctttccctgcattAGGTCTTTGAAATTGTTGAGAAGTTTCCTGCAGTCAGAAATGGTAGAGAGAGTTACATAAAGAACATATCCATTCTGCACCTCAGGAATATTGCTTAATAGCTTTAACCTGAAGAACACTATTGCACCGTACAGACTATCAAACTTCTCAGCAACCCAGAGAGCATTTAATTGTTGTCTGACCACAATCATCTAATGCCACTGCACATGCTACAATGGAAACTCTAagacaaatacaaaatgttGGTATCTGTGTTACTTGTACATATCCCATAGCTTCTGGCATGGTGTTCaccattcttttattttcttgctgctcaTCTCTGAACATAAGAGCTCGTCCGCTTCTTTCTAATTCACCTTTCCTTTCCATCTGGAATGCTCCTACAGAACTTTGTAATGAAAGGACTGGAGTGCAGCTGGacatgtcatttttttctctcattggAAGCACGCTGAAGACATCCATTGGGCAAAACATCACTCTATTCTATCCAGACAGGCTTGGTTACTATCCgtacaaaaatgaaatcacaggAGAAGCATTCCATGGAGGACTCCCTCAACTCGTGCCGATggaaaatcatttaaaaaaagccaaagaggATATCCAGTTCTATATTCCTTCAGATGAACAGTTTGGGTTGGCTGTCATTGACTGGGAAAATTGGAGACCTGTGTGGATAAGGAACTGGGGATCAAAAGACATTTACAGGCAGGAATCTATTGAATTGGTTCAGCAGAGAGACATAAGTTTATCAGAAGCTGAAGCCAGGATTATAGCTAAAAAGGAATTTGAAGCTGCAGCAAGATCTCTTATGTTGGAATCTTTAAAACTGGGCATAGCAATGAAGCCAAATCGTCTTTGGGGATACTACCTTTACCCCGACTGTTATAACTATGattacaaacaaaacccacataACTATACAGGAACCTGTTTAGATATTGAAATAGCAAGAAATAATGAGCTTAACTGGTTGTGGgagaaaagcacagcacttTACCCATCTATCTATCTAGAAACAGCCTTAAGATCTTCCAGAAATGCCCAACTTTTTGTTCGCAACAGAGTTCAAGAAGCCATCAGAGTTTCGTATGTCTCTAATTCGACTCATCCCCTTCCAGTTTTTGTATATACACGACCAGTATTTACAGATCTCTATGAGGAATATCTCTCTCAGGTGAGTGGAGCTACACCTTAagtatttcaaatttaaatagaaagaaattatcACGGGGCGcttatttagaaaatatatgaatttGTATCAGAGGTGTCTCGATTttgtatgtaaaaaaaaaatctaacaacTACATTTGTGCAAACTGAACAGTAAGAGGTctattttcacttcttcctcATGATATTTATCAACTTATGTTTTACTCTCTGAGCAGTCCTCACACGCAGCAAAATATTAGCATCTAGGGAGCATATTACAGTACATTAATTCAGATGAAAGAATAACCTTTTCCAAAAAGAATTAGTAAAACTGGGCTGGCCTTACATCTGCTTCTTAAAGTTAAAAggtaaaacaataaaagaagtCCTTTTGTCTCCATTCCTTCTCCTAGCTTTTGTCTTAATATGAGGTGCATCCCTCCTGGTTTTGTTAGAGGACTGGGGAGGTACCCTACAAGTTAACTATTGTAAGATCTTATACTTCCATACTACTCCCACTCCTCAGCCTCCACTTGAAAAATGAGAGGTCATTCAACAATCACCTCCTTGCCCAAAACGttcacctttttcttcttctggaacTCTGTAGTGcacactaaaataaataatttctgtttcagaaattcTTAAATGGTAAATTAACATTCTTCCACTCCCAGTGATCTGATTTTTATGATGATATAATCTAATTCATTCTCCAGAATTGAAGACAAAGCATTACTGAGCATTGCTCCCAGCTCCGTGCTCCGTACCTGTGAGGAGCAGGAGGTTCTGTCAGCAGTTCTGCTGGATTTCTGGTTACTCCCTTTAAATCCTCCAACACTCACATGTTGTCTTTTCATGTTGTGCCCCTTGTTCTTCTTCTATCCATAGCCCTCTCCCATTCCAGATGGgcttaaatgttttgttaagACTGGGCTAATAGCTGACTGTTAGAAAGAGAagtgaacagaaacaaatttccCAGATCAATCTCTGCAAAAGGTCAGAGGCATTCTTCTGAGAAAAGAGATTCCTGTTGGTGAAAGCTCTGCTCTTGCTACTTTTCTGCTCCAGCACTTTCTcagaactgaaattaaattaaagttAGAAAAATCCTACATCCGTGCTTGAGCTTCAGGCAGTGTTACTGAAATTGGTTACCACCAGCTCTGAGCAGTTAGAAAACAATGTAgcaaaatgaaagttaaaatgGTTAGTGGGGTGTATGGGCTTAACAGTTGTCTTTCTAACCATATACATAGGTTGCgccaaaagtaatgcctcctgtttatttccacgGAACTACTATAGATGTAAgaagcacaataacactattgcaataacactatttgataaattcttagctacaaaacattattttatcattttcaacataatcaccaccaGTATATATGCATTTACTCCAGCTATGAATAAGAGCCTGCTGAGCTCATAAAtacctgcaccagcagagatgacccACTGGCACTGttgcactgctgaaacacaccacccacagcctcagtgtgctcacacccactgtttggtctccataagtgctcagcaagcatcagtgaatgtcaatgggtgcaattgTTTCTGCATAGAGAAATTcaatgacacatctttgcttcacatgcacttccatgtcagacagcATTTTGTCAggccatctgtcacatggcaacaaaacataatggaagaCTGATGGGAAGGTACAACCTCTGTTGCCAgaccaccaacatctgcctctaaTATCATGGGCTACCATGATACAAtaagaggcattattttcagaacagccctTGTATAATCTGGAAACAATTGTCAATATTTTCTAGTATTACCTGCTCAACTCCATCCCAGGacaaaacagtgttattgtgaGCACACTGTTTGCATAGTGTAtaattgcttgctttctttagaGTAGTTATTTTGGCTATGTAATTTACTATAtggattttatctttttcctctgccgccttgcaacaccagggcccggggttcgaatcccccctgtggcgcaagtggtagaagtgccgctctgcagcacagaggctcgaatcccgggagttggactcgatgatctctaaggtcccttccaacccgcacgagactattactattattattactattactgttGTTTACTTACACTGGTACTATTCTTTTCTCACTTACTCTCAGGATGACCTGGTAAATACCATTGGAGAGTCTGCGGCACTGGGTGCTTCTGGAATTGTGATTTGGGGTGATATGAATTTAACACAAAGCAAGGTATGCCAGGTTAATTATTATGTGATATTTTTATggagaaataaattgaaaaggataaagaaaaggaTTACAATTATTTGCATCTTATCTTCTACTCTAAAAGTGATGACTCCATATTGTCAGCAGATTTACTGTCTTCACTAACCAAAAATCAGGCCCGTCTGAGGCTAATGAAGATTGTCATTGACTACTCAGACTAAGATTTCAATTATTTGAACTTCTGGTGTTGGCTGTGAGCAACTGCACAATCTTCCATGGTATCTGTAAGCAACTGCGCAAACTGCATCAAGCAAAATTTTCTAGGCAGGGATTTcatctaaaagcaaaataaacagctaCATATACCTCAGATTCACCGAGATGATGTCTATTAGTGTAAATATTAGCTTTATCTGTCTACTGGTGTGTGCTATTAGGCAAATGCCCTAAGAACATATagcttcagaaacaaacagttcCCCAAACCTTTGGTTTGACAAGCATATACAGCATATATGCCAGCTCCATGGTCAATTAGATTTATCTTTCCATCCAAAACCTCTGTGAGAGCTCCCTATTCCTTCAGTACAGCTactcagaagaaaaccaaagttTATCACAAGCTgtattaacagaaaaattatttgcttaTGCTGAAGGACTGTTTTATGAGTTagttttattgtttatttttcccctcaagatatcttcaaaatattcaaaacacataaaaagGAACACTGATCCTTCATACAGCTTTCCAAAATTCAAAAGGCTACAGGGAATCTCATacagataaaatgaaagcttaaagTCATCTACTAATTTCTAGAAGTGTTTTTAGTAACATCTCCAGTAACCACCTAAGATAAATTTATTGTGATCCTTGAATTATACAGCAACTTATCTGATAAATCTGCTTCCAAAAACCAGTTATGACTGTTATTAAACCctcaagaaaagcatttatagATAACCACTGCAGTACTCCTACTATAACAACAGCATTCTAATAGTTCCTATACTAAACTTTTCAGATACGATGCTCTTTTTACAGAACACCTGTAGGACTCTGGACAACTACCTTAGGAAGACTTTGACTCCTTACCTCATCAACGTCACAATGGCAGCCAGAATCTGCAGCCAAGTAGTATGCCAAGACTCTGGTGCTTGTGCACGGAAAAAATGGAATTCCAACGACTATCTTCACTTGAACCCAGAGAATATTGTCATTCGAATGACAAAGGATGGAAAATACACTCTGCAAGGGCAACCAGCATTTCAGGATCTGCAGATGTTCATAGAAAAATTTGACTGCCACTGTTACGCAGGGCACAACTGTGAACCCAGAGTTGATATCAATGACATCCATTACCTCCGtgcttgtatttcagaagaaatttgcATTCAGATATcctcaaattcattttctaacatAGACTCTTCTAAAGAAAAGAACCTGTCTAACAGAACTGTATTTCCACAGAGTAAGGTGACATTATCCACACATCCTGAAACAGATTATTTCCAGCCCGCCACTGGAAATAATATACTGCATTTAACAACTGCAGAATTTAACACTGACACAGCAGCCACTCGATATGATGTAGAAGCAAATGATACTTGTAGTTTTGGTAGTTCTACATCCTATAAGATAAATAgatttaatctattttttttagttCTAATTTTGAGAACCTTAATATAAATGACTCAAAGAAgtgagaatatatatatatatattttttttcctggctgtgTTTAATccacacagagaaataattcCTCAAAGGGGTAAAACAGCTGCAACTCTGTTGTCTTATCTGTATCAGGTAACCTCTTCTATTCCTTGGGTAACACTTCAGTTTGAATGTAATTCTATAGTTTAGTTATATAAACTACTATTTGTGCCAAAGATAGGCTGGTCTGTATATGCTGATTATGCCTACTAAAAGGATAACTCAGCATGtggaacacttttttttttctttcttttaaatattttacatttttaacagtTGCATTTGAAGAACACATTTGTGAAAAGTACCACTTTGTGTACTTCAAGTCAAGTCAGCTAAATCCATCTTAACCTGGATTTCATTCTCAGTGGTTAACAGGCATAATGCTCTGTGTTCATTCCATCTGAACACTAGCTATTCTAAACATTTGGCTTAACTTTATATCGTGGGACTTTGCAACATAATGCTTCTTAGATGAAGATAccctttgcctttttttttttttttttttaaataactttttacaTCATCTACAAGAACACTGTGGTTCTTTTAATTGAATATAGTCCTAACTCTTCAATAGTTATTAACGAATGTAAATATTGACTTCTAACTAACACAACTTCATTATGTAAAATTGGAGCTGTAGCAGttaatctttccttctttcttcttctcttcttctcctaagctctctccttttttctttttgtctgtcaGTCATTTTGTCTGGCCAATACTCAAAACTCATCAGATCTGCTTCCTCAGTCCCAGTTCCACAGGTTACTATGCCTGGTTTCTCTGGTCAGCAAGCCCTGGAAAGCACATGTAACTGTCTCTGTGTCATGTGGACAACAGCCTGGGTGCACAGGACATTTTCCATGCTGATTATTTCCTAGTCAGTCTATTGggtggaaaataattttttccttaggaaaagtGAACAGTGAGAGATGTGATGCTGGGAATCAGGAACTCTCATGCTTCATTTCCAGTGTCTATGAACAATAATCTCAGATTTTTTATCTGTTCTGCTCACAAAACCCCAAACTATTTCCCGTGGCATGCAGAAAGAAGGTTTTGTGCCCCAAACGCTCTTGGTGATAGCAGTCAATGTGTGACATTAACCTGGAAAGGAGAACAGACAGCAGTTGACAAGAAAGACAGTAACAGAGGAAATAAGCTTATCTGGAGAAGAGGCCAAAAGGACACTACAAGGAAGGCTACGTTATGAAACCACTTTCTTTCAGCTCTGAATAGAAATAGCAAACAAATGAGAACTATGGGTTGCAATTTAAGACTTCACTGCAGATGCTCAGCTGTCATACAGAGGCTGGGCAGCTTGTGTTTTCCTCAAGAGACGGGAAAAAACCTGGCATATTCAGAAGGAATTCAGAGAAAATCAGTTATTCAAGACTATGATCTACCAAAAGCCACTCCGTGTAGCTACAATATGACTGTTTacttaatattattttattgaagTCACATAAACCTCAGAAGCAAATCACTCTCAGTTTCACATCAAGAGTCCGGTTATAATTTCTGTATAGCCATTTGAAGCATTCAGAAGCAACTAAGTGCAGTTCATttgataaaataatatttccaaATTATTAAGTCATATGCTTAATAGAAGGCTTGATTTCTAAGGGGTGGTTCTAGTGGCTGCTGGcactgataaattaaaaatgtctCCATAGAGCTAGGCATGATCTGCATAAATAAATCATTGTCTTGCACAGATACAAGATAACAGAATGATCTGT
The Coturnix japonica isolate 7356 chromosome 1, Coturnix japonica 2.1, whole genome shotgun sequence DNA segment above includes these coding regions:
- the LOC107308697 gene encoding hyaluronidase PH-20 gives rise to the protein METLRQIQNVGICVTCTYPIASGMVFTILLFSCCSSLNIRARPLLSNSPFLSIWNAPTELCNERTGVQLDMSFFSLIGSTLKTSIGQNITLFYPDRLGYYPYKNEITGEAFHGGLPQLVPMENHLKKAKEDIQFYIPSDEQFGLAVIDWENWRPVWIRNWGSKDIYRQESIELVQQRDISLSEAEARIIAKKEFEAAARSLMLESLKLGIAMKPNRLWGYYLYPDCYNYDYKQNPHNYTGTCLDIEIARNNELNWLWEKSTALYPSIYLETALRSSRNAQLFVRNRVQEAIRVSYVSNSTHPLPVFVYTRPVFTDLYEEYLSQDDLVNTIGESAALGASGIVIWGDMNLTQSKNTCRTLDNYLRKTLTPYLINVTMAARICSQVVCQDSGACARKKWNSNDYLHLNPENIVIRMTKDGKYTLQGQPAFQDLQMFIEKFDCHCYAGHNCEPRVDINDIHYLRACISEEICIQISSNSFSNIDSSKEKNLSNRTVFPQSKVTLSTHPETDYFQPATGNNILHLTTAEFNTDTAATRYDVEANDTCSFGSSTSYKINRFNLFFLVLILRTLI